In the genome of Populus trichocarpa isolate Nisqually-1 chromosome 6, P.trichocarpa_v4.1, whole genome shotgun sequence, one region contains:
- the LOC112327837 gene encoding uncharacterized protein LOC112327837 yields the protein MEKRVLLGVLKKNNPIKKNKKRFLKKVVGYLDSDSCMFAPLISTPHTDFLASKSSSSSTAGHSRLIKKITVEVSTRKLPRKDNQPTVETSNVTVQDQFSELPKKGISGQQKFVHKESVKHIAVNICHAIEDRRKFLLGITWKKLETAKIISGGDSLRRLDCIKCFPPVRGPPESV from the exons ATGGAGAAGAGAGTGTTATTAGGGGTGCTAAAGAAGAACAATCccatcaagaaaaacaagaaaaggttCCTCAAGAAAGTTGTGGGCTATCTGGACTCTGATTCTTGCATGTTTGCGCCTCTAATCTCTACCCCTCATACTGATTTTCTTGCATCAAAATCCAGCTCTTCTTCTACTGCAG GACATTCTaggttaattaaaaagattactGTGGAAGTGTCAACCAGGAAATTACCAAGGAAGGATAATCAACCAACTGTTGAGACATCAAATGTAACAGTACAAGACCAATTCTCTGAGCTTCCTAAAAAAGGCATTTCTGGCCAGCAGAAATTTGTGCACAAGGAATCTGTGAAGCACATA GCCGTTAATATTTGCCATGCTATTGAAGACAGACGGAAGTTTTTATTGGGAATCACTTGGAAAAAGTTGGAAACTGCAAAGATTATCAGTGGCGGTGACAGTTTACGAAGATTAGACTGCATAAAGTGCTTCCCCCCTGTACGGGGGCCACCTGAATCAGTATGA